CATCTCTACACAATCCTTTTTCAGTAAACGATGTAAAAGTAGTTTCAGCATTTGCTTCTTGTTTTATTATCCCGTCAGAGGCCATTTTTATATTGTCTTATATTAACGGCTTCTTTACAATAGACGTCTTGTGTGCGAActgttaaggtttcgatggaggccttgagaaacaaaaatcaaacaacaccaaatcatagaaagaaagagttgtttgacatgaaaattgaacagcatgtaaaacatgtatattactttacgaaacaagtgtcagtatactgatataaacattgaattccggaaaagggctgcctaaaggggctccacttccggacagttaaacgcctttaaaaactcaccattttcaaagaacagttacacatgttcgttttgatgcatttgcaatagcgtgcgagtggtgaaatttcgcataacaaggtggaacacagttttcagcaattgtttatctttatttctttacaaatggcattcattttcaaaggtagctgttcccgattatttttagtataaatggcattcattttcaaagggaaacaactttttccgattattttaagtaatctttgagaaaaagttgtctccctttgactaagtgtaagatagttactcacctatatttttcaaactatgctgaaaagagagtGACTGAATATGTTTACAGATAAAATgatcaaaatacatttattcaggaagggcctaaaatcttcatgaagtttttgtggtgaaaaagtaagtcactaggtcgtggtgggtctttaaaataCACGACCGCTTGAAGCATTTAATTGTTTCTAACGCTTAtagttttttaaaatagaaaacaatagagtaaacaatgaaaaacatagaaatattttatttcctctCAAGTATTTACATGTCATATTATCATTCAAATTCAAGGgacatacaaatatatataagtaAGGAGAATATATACGAAATAATCACCACTGCAATTAGCAGACAAATTGCGACAAAGCGCCTTGCAGTAAACGAGCGTGCACATGCAACAACAAGTTCATTAACTCAATAAGATTAGCCTCCATGCTGCTTTAAGTTAGAATCACACGGCCCCGGATGGGCTTGCGAATGAGTTCATCCGTAACGCTCCTAACTCATTCGTAACTTCTCAGGTACTAGTATATTCGTTCAGAAAATCATGGGCATCCGGGGGCAAAGATTCGAAGTTTtaaacatgctcaaaattttgccacgGATAATATATCCGTAAGGAATCCGTAATAAATCTGTAATCGTTCTGAAAAGATCATAACAGATCTTAAAAGAAGAGTCCGGAAGACAATCACTGTGGTAAAAATATTACGGTTTTATTCCGGTTCTAATAAGGTTAATTATGACTCTGTTACTATTACATTAGATATTTATAACTGTTACGTAACAAATtcacaaaacctttttttttctcttacacATCCGTAGCAATTCGGGGATggaaattcaaaatcggtcacttcaatgaattgtacttgggttaaatttcatcaaaagagtgcagatggtagataaccaacgattgaaggttcttgtaaaggATATAAGGTTAAAAAAGGACATAGCCATCAAAGTAACatctacaaacaaattatatcaatattgttttgaaattgcaaaaataattacacacatgTCGTAAATGTGttccggctagcaacattccgacagctcgatcgcgtttcTCTTGTTtcaatttcaccataatatgtgtttttctagtagaactttcgtcagtaatgccaaaagtgtaaacgaacacgtgcatgttggtgcacatgccctgcacgtgcaaaatatgcaatattagtTAAAAcacctaatgcggttactttggccgtgagtcgccaaaaataaattaataataggctgcagtacctattcaaatgttggcatgtgaaatttcgtataaatacatgcattattaacaaaatagtaatacaatataaactgaccgattaggaattttgttgagtgtatatttctttcatgtaaggaagtcatTCAGTTTACGGAATGTTGGTTGTCCTACCCAGGTGTCCGTTCATGCGTGAAATGATGCCCGTAGGGCCACCAGGTGTATTCCTCTCCGTAAAAAGctgggaagttgccatatgacataaaaGTAGGTCGTTTTTTTTATGCCCGACAAAAATCATAGAATTGGTGCAATATCAAAAATACACACAATAAGACATAAAAAAACGTAGAACTAATCTTTTGAACCCGATCGGCAAACTAAACAATCAGTCAACAAGGTTATCAGCTAAAACCTTTGTTCTTGTGCTTAAGAGCAGTTTATCAATTATCTCCAACATGATGTTCatttatcttaaattttgtatatcaCGTGTACTATGATATTATAATTGTGTAAAGTATACTGTTTATGTTCAGCAATACATCCGGTAAAATAACATCAGAACTGTCATACAGCCTAAAACTATGGTGGCTAAGATCTCACGGCTCGATCTGTCAATTTGCCTCTATAAGAGTTTTTGATTATCGCACTTTGTTAATCGTTCGGTAGTAACCATGAGGCTAACATCTGGTGGTAGTTTTTTAAACAAAGCCAAGCATTCAGAGCGTACGTCTTTCACATTAACGCTTTCTCCGTTTACTTTAACACTTTGTTGATAGTGGTAGGAGTTGCTGAAGTAGTTGCAATTTGCTAAATCAGTGTATACTGCAGACGGGAAGCTTGCAAGGACAGTAGTACAATGCTCAATAACACTTTTATATTCATATGCTACTGCAGTGTTAAAGAAAATGAGACATTTACGAACAGCCACAACGTGATTTTCTAACTTAGAATAACAATTTTTTGCCTCTGCAAGATCCTTGTTCATAACCTTCGTCATTAACCTTTGGCATTTTGCAGCTATTGATGGTACTTGGTACTCTTCAGCAATCGGTACCATACGGACTGCATTCGATTCTGAAagataataaacaaatatataaataaaaatcagtTTATATGCAAGTACGATTTTATTGTCTTAAACTCTATGTTACAGTCTCGTTGGACTTTTTCAATCTAGGAAAAGATTAAGTCATCATTTCCCGACTTACAACTACATTGAACtagtaaatgtaaaaatgaatattttttgagTGCATGCgaaatgacagaataggatcgacaAATCGATGAATCGCACACATAATGaatttaattcatttctttttatatttcttttccataTGTATACAAGGTTATAATATATATTGCACACATTTCGTTAGCTCATCCGACCCAAAGgcccaaggtgagcttttgtgacctctTGATGTTCGTCGtgcgtgcgtcgtccgtcgtgcgtgcttCAACAATTTCTTAGAAAACCgtcttcttcaaaactactggacagatttacaccaaactttacagtaATAATCATTGCGGGCATCTTTTTAGAATTGCCCAACAAATTAAAATCCAtttagaactgtggttgccatgacCACCgtaaggaaaatctttaaaaaatcttcttttcacaAACTGTttgccggatttcaaaaatattttgtaaaaatgatctccaggtgaccatctaccaaaattgctttAGCCGGTCTAGTTCAGTAAAAAACATGGTCGCCATAGGGGCGGAACTTATTTTTCCTCAATgcggctatattgtaaatttcaaaaatcttcatcttcaaaaccactgggcagatttacaccaaacttcacagaaatgagcctggggtggtcccctttcaaacaATATCCATTCAGAACTGACATGCGAaaggaaatctttaaaaatcttctcaaaaactgtCTGGcgaatttcataatattttgtagaaatgatttaTAGGTGACTTTCTATCAACATTGCTCAAGCCATTCcatttcgttaaaaaacatggcggcaaggggcggggcttcttttccctatatgactatattgtaaattaaaaaaaaaagttcttctcCGAAACCTGAAgaactagagcttagatatttggtatgtggcattgtctagtagactttTACTAGGATTATTAAAGTTATGATCCCGGGGTCCAAAACTACAGGTTCTAGGGCTTTAacatttagtatgtagcatcatctactgggcctctaccaagattgttcaaattatctccctagggtcaaatatggccccgccctggtggtcacatggtttacatagacctatagcggaacaactttgaaaattcttcttgtccaaacccacagattctagggttttgatatttggtatgttgtatcatctagtgggcctttaccaaaattatccccctagggtcaaatatggattcgccctggggtcacatggtttatacagaatttaaacatggaaaaactttgaaaatcttaaaaaccacagggcctagggcttatTTGATATATAGCACCATCTAATATTTCTTTACCAAGTGTTCTCAAATTATTCCCCAGGGGTCAAAACTGgtcccgcccttggggtcacttatataggaaaaacattgaaaatcttcttctccaaatCCACAGGGTctttgatattgggtatgtagTATCACCTGTTGGTCTCCcattaagattgttcaaagtatccccCAACTGTTAAATGTGGCTCCACcctcggggtcacatggtttatatagacttataaagggaaaactttgaaaaccttcttgttcaaaccaacatggcctaaggctttgatattcgGTACGTAGCGTCGTGTAGTAGTCCTTCATCATGATTGTTCCAATTATCCCCCTGTGGTTAAAACTGGTCCCGCACCGGGGGAACATgatttaaatagacttgtatagggtaaaatctaaaattaattcttgtcttaaaccataaggcccagagcttagatgcTCATTATGTGGCATGCTCTGGTGGTtttcttccaagattgttcaaatcatgactctggtatcaatatatgccacgcccgGGGGtttcttgttttacattgacttatataggaaaaatcattaaaaatgttcttgtccagAACTTATCATAAGGCCCAGACTTTAGATAATTAGTATTTAGTACGTTCTAGTGGTCAAATATCAAGTTTGCTCCAATCATGACCCTGGGGAAAATATTGACTGCGCCTCGGGGTCAACAGTTTTCacattggcttatatagggaaacctTTTAAAAAGTTTCTTTTCTGAAACCTTAAAACCCAGCGATGAGGTTAGTGTAttcctgggaataaggtaacggtTGCCCGTTccgattggtcagtcatgtagaCACAGCCCAAAAGTGATTATGTTTCTAAAAACtgatttttactgcatttacagtatttcattatatttttcgaCAAAGTGTATGtgtcatggtcagcttttaacgagaatttacaagaattctctcccttaattattgactgtgttaaagcaatacccttcaaattggattgtctcccttacattagctaaagtcattcatgacccaagtcaattattctttgtcatggattttgcattgatctagaATTTTGCTTTTGGTATtacacggaaattaagctcgtatgttactccatagaaagcaacaaacatgtagccagtttttgatataagtcatgttgttttatagattcatatagaaatattatttttgtaaaaatataaaacatttctgtaaaaaaccattacgttagcttatgatattgcgaaattcgtgttgtcatgtaacagaaaatgaaaacatttaaacaaatttcttttcttttcttttgaaactttgaatcccgctaaacattgaaatccgagaattatttcataaacgagctttctcACAAAAGCATGTATttataatagttttcctcgagaaaaacgtaACTTGTgttaagatacatgtattccccttttgtttgattgttcttgtccatataacggtacttctgtttaactttcatgcctagacgtttactctttaaaacatgataaaataaagtaataaactaagcaatactgtatttgacaggcaatggcaaaaaaaccccgagcaatttaacaaacttaaaaaacatacatgttactaaaacacgcacacacatgttttattaactggccttgatcctaggttttccatagaaatcaaggaaagaaagaatctatttaattatgaatcaagtttctgatttttcttctcagcattggtgtatgtgtacCATTAATATCCGaactcatttattttattttttttaaaaagctctgattcaccctgtctacttatttatagtgtctaagttacttgtataatcaatgatatacataaatcaaatatgccattcagatatgtgtttgtattttttttaatacaaactatacaatcatgaaatcaaatttatcgtgtaaacttaagtctttagctgtaaaggtggctattttgcatgctttccacgaacaaaaccgtgacaaaggatgtaggtcgtactaaaaatcctaccgtgcaaacacatggaaagcatgctattaaaatgttgtttttgtttttgttgttgttttgttgttgttttatgttttgttttgttttcaagcttggatttcatttctaaaatagacatgatattgcgcgtctgttaatttcaccttTTTTTTTGCACagcgtggaaaccatgctgtgtcttttgcttaaataaatgtacacattctctccccctcTCATCAGCTTTTAATGAGCTTGTAACTTGCagattacattatttcaaaagaaaattattctttgacgTAGTTTTTCttctgtcgtcgaatgtttcaatattccaaagatatttaaagctttcagtcggaaataagataatttatgtttattcgtattgttctcataaacagtttgatgaaaaatcaaagctctgttttattctgttctgttcatttttttcttctattttttgactaatgggacaattatgaacgttatcaTTTCAAAAGACTATGGAATCGTACGttagttgttggtatatgcagttccgtagattaacacggtttaagttacatcagaactttaagaaatccgcaagttttttatttcttgatacactttgaagttaaatggaagcaagaagcctttaccctattacacttatagttatactattgtattgtttataaagtcaaaaatacctacatatgtgataataaattgtcatactttggaaaatataatttatttgccttTAAAGTGAggaaaattgaaaagtttagtgtttttcactatatgtccAATATAAacgatggtgatacttttaaaacaaaattggaagcaagaagatgctcagttagaataaatatttttacattaaattgaagagaaaaaattgatgtatactgtcatatctggtaaaatattcacaaacaaaaagacatatttgaaattaatcattgaaaatatatgtccta
The Mercenaria mercenaria strain notata unplaced genomic scaffold, MADL_Memer_1 contig_1596, whole genome shotgun sequence genome window above contains:
- the LOC128551730 gene encoding uncharacterized protein LOC128551730, translating into MASDGIIKQEANAETTFTSFTEKGLCRDEVKLVFDDERELFVSENFLSLSSPVFKAMFSNDFIEKNEMTVRLPGKSYEDFLEFLMCIHPAVQKPIDESNAVRMVPIAEEYQVPSIAAKCQRLMTKVMNKDLAEAKNCYSKLENHVVAVRKCLIFFNTAVAYEYKSVIEHCTTVLASFPSAVYTDLANCNYFSNSYHYQQSVKVNGESVNVKDVRSECLALFKKLPPDVSLMVTTERLTKCDNQKLL